The following coding sequences are from one Solea solea chromosome 11, fSolSol10.1, whole genome shotgun sequence window:
- the ampd2b gene encoding AMP deaminase 2 isoform X1, whose product MSSNLPSGTTAAGAAGAAGATGAKNKSPFRKRGSLQYTASNTVDLRGPRHLLTSQHSLPGIPVALKQSIDLRTSMDGKYKEIAEELFTRSLAESEMRSAPYEFPEDSPIEQLEEKRHRLERQISQDIKFEPDILLRAKQDFMKTDSATDLEFMKEQIQSPELQERELVPEREYQRVSISGEEKCGVPFTDLLDAAKCVVKALFIRQKYMGLSLQTLYRTTAHYLQDLSERPLYLDTYKEEIPENTVTPGVTMHPPVAEIHPYDNQDPSSMPPDIGYGCKMVDGVMHVYTTRSTMEKRTELDLPYPDLHEYIADMNVMMALIINGPVKSFCYRRLQYLSSKFQMHILLNEMKELAAQKKVPHRDFYNIRKVDTHIHASSCMNQKHLLRFIKRAMKKYPKEIVHVERGKGQTLMEVFESMNLTAFDLSVDTLDMHADRNTFHRFDKFNAKYNPIGESILREIFIKTDNYIEGKYFGHIVKEVMADLEESKYQNVELRLSIYGRSRDEWDKLATWAVTHQVYSNNVRWLIQVPRLFDVYHTKNQLCNFQEMLENIFMPLFEVTVNPGSHPHLHLFLQHVVGFDSVDDESKPEQHIFNLDSPLPVNWREEDNPPYSYYLYYMYANMSVLNHLRRQRGFNTFVLRPHCGEAGPIHHLVSGFMLSESISHGLLLRKAPVLQYLYYLAQIGIAMSPLSNNSLFLSYHRNPLPEYLSRGLMVSLSTDDPLQFHFTKEPLMEEYSIAAQVWKLSSCDMCELARNSVLMSGFSHEAKSYWLGSKYFMEGQAGNDIRQTNVPDIRVAYRYETMCEELNLITQAIRTDELETIVEEGSLCMGAV is encoded by the exons ATGTCCTCCAACCTGCCCTCTGGGACCACAGCAGCCGGAGCAGCCGGAGCAGCCGGGGCCACCGGGGCCAAAAACAAGTCCCCCTTTAGGAAGCGAGGCAGTCTGCAGTACACAGCCAGCAACACAG TTGATCTCCGCGGTCCACGCCACCTCCTCACTTCCCAGCATTCCTTGCCTGGCATCCCTGTAGCTTTGAAACAGTCCATTGACCTGCGTACATCCATGGACGGAAAGTACAAGGAGATTGCTGAG gAGCTGTTCACTCGCAGCCTGGCAGAGAGTGAGATGCGCAGCGCCCCCTATGAATTCCCCGAGGATAGCCCCATTGaacagctggaggagaagcGTCATCGCCTTGAGAGACAGATTAGCCAGGATATCAA GTTTGAGCCTGACATCCTCCTGCGAGCCAAGCAGGACTTCATGAAGACTGACAGTGCCACTGACCTCGA GTTTATGAAGGAGCAGATCCAATCTCCTGAGCTTCAGGAGCGAGAGCTGGTCCCAGAGAGAGAGTACCAGAGGGTCTCTATCTCAGGAGAGGAGAAATGTGGG GTTCCTTTCACAGATCTGCTGGATGCGGCCAAATGTGTGGTGAAAGCTCTGTTCATCAGACAGAAGTACATGGGTCTGTCGCTGCAGACCTTATACAGAACCACCGCTCACTACTTGCAAGATCTGAGTGAGAGACCCTTATACCTGGATACGTACAAGGAGGAGATCCCAGAGAACACAGTCACACCAG GTGTCACAATGCACCCACCTGTCGCTGAAATACACCCGTACGACAACCAGGATCCCTCCAGCATGCCGCCTGACATTGGTTACGGCTGCAAGATGGTGGACGGTGTCATGCATGTGTACACAACAAGGAGCACTATGGAAAA GCGCACAGAGCTGGACCTGCCATATCCAGACCTGCACGAGTACATCGCTGATATGAACGTCATGATGGCCCTCATTATCAACGGCCCAGT AAAATCCTTCTGCTACCGTCGCCTGCAGTATCTGAGCTCCAAGTTCCAGATGCACATCCTGCTGAATGAGATGAAAGAGCTGGCGGCACAGAAGAAAGTCCCACATCGAGACTTTTACAATATCCGTAAG GTTGACACGCATATCCACGCCTCGTCCTGCATGAATCAGAAGCACCTTCTGCGCTTCATCAAACGAGCCATGAAGAAGTATCCTAAAGAGATAGTTCACGTGGAGAGAGGGAAAGGCCAGACGCTCATGGAGGTGTTTGAATCCATGAACCTGACGGCCTTTGACCTGAGTGTGGACACACTGGACATGCACGCA GACCGAAACACTTTCCATCGCTTTGATAAGTTCAACGCTAAATATAATCCCATTGGCGAGTCCATCCTGAGAGAGATCTTCATCAAAACAGACAACTACATTGAAGGGAAATACTTTGGTCACATTGTTAAG GAGGTAATGGCTGACCTGGAGGAGAGCAAGTACCAGAACGTGGAGCTCAGGCTGTCGATATACGGACGCTCCAGGGACGAGTGGGACAAACTGGCCACGTGGGCCGTCACGCATCAGGTCTACTCCAATAATGTGCGCTGGCTTATACAAGTGCCACGACTCTT TGACGTCTACCACACAAAGAACCAACTGTGTAACTTCCAAGAGATGCTGGAGAACATCTTCATGCCTCTGTTTGAGGTCACAGTCAATCCGGGCAGCCACCCACATCTACACCTCTTCCTCCAGCAT GTGGTGGGTTTCGACAGTGTGGATGATGAGTCAAAACCAGAGCAACATATCTTCAACCTGGACAGTCCGCTGCCAGTCaactggagagaagaggacaacCCACCGTATTCCTACTACCTCTATTATATGTATGCAAACATGAGTGTGCTGAATCACCTGCGCAG GCAGCGGGGGTTTAACACATTTGTCCTGCGTCCTCACTGTGGAGAGGCTGGGCCGATCCATCACCTGGTGTCTGGGTTCATGCTGTCAGAGAGCATCTCCCATGGACTGCTGCTCAGGAAG GCTCCAGTGCTGCAGTACCTGTACTACTTAGCTCAGATCGGCATCGCCATGTCTCCTCTCAGTAACAACAGCCTGTTCCTCAGCTACCACCGTAACCCTCTGCCAGAGTATCTGTCCAGAGGCCTCATGGTGTCTCTGTCCACAGACGACCCTCTGCAGTTTCACTTCACAAAG GAGCCGCTGATGGAGGAGTACAGCATTGCTGCACAGGTGTGGAAGCTGAGCTCATGTGACATGTGTGAACTGGCCAGAAACAGTGTGCTAATGAGCGGATTCTCTCATGAG GCAAAGAGCTACTGGCTTGGCTCGAAGTACTTCATGGAGGGACAGGCGGGTAACGACATCAGACAAACCAACGTTCCCGACATCCGCGTGGCATACCGTTACGAGACTATGTGTGAGGAGTTGAATTTGATCACACAGGCCATCCGCACTGATGAGCTGGAGACCATCGTGGAGGAAGGCAGTCTGTGTATGGGAGCTGTGTAG
- the ampd2b gene encoding AMP deaminase 2 isoform X2, whose product MDGKYKEIAEELFTRSLAESEMRSAPYEFPEDSPIEQLEEKRHRLERQISQDIKFEPDILLRAKQDFMKTDSATDLEFMKEQIQSPELQERELVPEREYQRVSISGEEKCGVPFTDLLDAAKCVVKALFIRQKYMGLSLQTLYRTTAHYLQDLSERPLYLDTYKEEIPENTVTPGVTMHPPVAEIHPYDNQDPSSMPPDIGYGCKMVDGVMHVYTTRSTMEKRTELDLPYPDLHEYIADMNVMMALIINGPVKSFCYRRLQYLSSKFQMHILLNEMKELAAQKKVPHRDFYNIRKVDTHIHASSCMNQKHLLRFIKRAMKKYPKEIVHVERGKGQTLMEVFESMNLTAFDLSVDTLDMHADRNTFHRFDKFNAKYNPIGESILREIFIKTDNYIEGKYFGHIVKEVMADLEESKYQNVELRLSIYGRSRDEWDKLATWAVTHQVYSNNVRWLIQVPRLFDVYHTKNQLCNFQEMLENIFMPLFEVTVNPGSHPHLHLFLQHVVGFDSVDDESKPEQHIFNLDSPLPVNWREEDNPPYSYYLYYMYANMSVLNHLRRQRGFNTFVLRPHCGEAGPIHHLVSGFMLSESISHGLLLRKAPVLQYLYYLAQIGIAMSPLSNNSLFLSYHRNPLPEYLSRGLMVSLSTDDPLQFHFTKEPLMEEYSIAAQVWKLSSCDMCELARNSVLMSGFSHEAKSYWLGSKYFMEGQAGNDIRQTNVPDIRVAYRYETMCEELNLITQAIRTDELETIVEEGSLCMGAV is encoded by the exons ATGGACGGAAAGTACAAGGAGATTGCTGAG gAGCTGTTCACTCGCAGCCTGGCAGAGAGTGAGATGCGCAGCGCCCCCTATGAATTCCCCGAGGATAGCCCCATTGaacagctggaggagaagcGTCATCGCCTTGAGAGACAGATTAGCCAGGATATCAA GTTTGAGCCTGACATCCTCCTGCGAGCCAAGCAGGACTTCATGAAGACTGACAGTGCCACTGACCTCGA GTTTATGAAGGAGCAGATCCAATCTCCTGAGCTTCAGGAGCGAGAGCTGGTCCCAGAGAGAGAGTACCAGAGGGTCTCTATCTCAGGAGAGGAGAAATGTGGG GTTCCTTTCACAGATCTGCTGGATGCGGCCAAATGTGTGGTGAAAGCTCTGTTCATCAGACAGAAGTACATGGGTCTGTCGCTGCAGACCTTATACAGAACCACCGCTCACTACTTGCAAGATCTGAGTGAGAGACCCTTATACCTGGATACGTACAAGGAGGAGATCCCAGAGAACACAGTCACACCAG GTGTCACAATGCACCCACCTGTCGCTGAAATACACCCGTACGACAACCAGGATCCCTCCAGCATGCCGCCTGACATTGGTTACGGCTGCAAGATGGTGGACGGTGTCATGCATGTGTACACAACAAGGAGCACTATGGAAAA GCGCACAGAGCTGGACCTGCCATATCCAGACCTGCACGAGTACATCGCTGATATGAACGTCATGATGGCCCTCATTATCAACGGCCCAGT AAAATCCTTCTGCTACCGTCGCCTGCAGTATCTGAGCTCCAAGTTCCAGATGCACATCCTGCTGAATGAGATGAAAGAGCTGGCGGCACAGAAGAAAGTCCCACATCGAGACTTTTACAATATCCGTAAG GTTGACACGCATATCCACGCCTCGTCCTGCATGAATCAGAAGCACCTTCTGCGCTTCATCAAACGAGCCATGAAGAAGTATCCTAAAGAGATAGTTCACGTGGAGAGAGGGAAAGGCCAGACGCTCATGGAGGTGTTTGAATCCATGAACCTGACGGCCTTTGACCTGAGTGTGGACACACTGGACATGCACGCA GACCGAAACACTTTCCATCGCTTTGATAAGTTCAACGCTAAATATAATCCCATTGGCGAGTCCATCCTGAGAGAGATCTTCATCAAAACAGACAACTACATTGAAGGGAAATACTTTGGTCACATTGTTAAG GAGGTAATGGCTGACCTGGAGGAGAGCAAGTACCAGAACGTGGAGCTCAGGCTGTCGATATACGGACGCTCCAGGGACGAGTGGGACAAACTGGCCACGTGGGCCGTCACGCATCAGGTCTACTCCAATAATGTGCGCTGGCTTATACAAGTGCCACGACTCTT TGACGTCTACCACACAAAGAACCAACTGTGTAACTTCCAAGAGATGCTGGAGAACATCTTCATGCCTCTGTTTGAGGTCACAGTCAATCCGGGCAGCCACCCACATCTACACCTCTTCCTCCAGCAT GTGGTGGGTTTCGACAGTGTGGATGATGAGTCAAAACCAGAGCAACATATCTTCAACCTGGACAGTCCGCTGCCAGTCaactggagagaagaggacaacCCACCGTATTCCTACTACCTCTATTATATGTATGCAAACATGAGTGTGCTGAATCACCTGCGCAG GCAGCGGGGGTTTAACACATTTGTCCTGCGTCCTCACTGTGGAGAGGCTGGGCCGATCCATCACCTGGTGTCTGGGTTCATGCTGTCAGAGAGCATCTCCCATGGACTGCTGCTCAGGAAG GCTCCAGTGCTGCAGTACCTGTACTACTTAGCTCAGATCGGCATCGCCATGTCTCCTCTCAGTAACAACAGCCTGTTCCTCAGCTACCACCGTAACCCTCTGCCAGAGTATCTGTCCAGAGGCCTCATGGTGTCTCTGTCCACAGACGACCCTCTGCAGTTTCACTTCACAAAG GAGCCGCTGATGGAGGAGTACAGCATTGCTGCACAGGTGTGGAAGCTGAGCTCATGTGACATGTGTGAACTGGCCAGAAACAGTGTGCTAATGAGCGGATTCTCTCATGAG GCAAAGAGCTACTGGCTTGGCTCGAAGTACTTCATGGAGGGACAGGCGGGTAACGACATCAGACAAACCAACGTTCCCGACATCCGCGTGGCATACCGTTACGAGACTATGTGTGAGGAGTTGAATTTGATCACACAGGCCATCCGCACTGATGAGCTGGAGACCATCGTGGAGGAAGGCAGTCTGTGTATGGGAGCTGTGTAG